In Rahnella aquatilis CIP 78.65 = ATCC 33071, one DNA window encodes the following:
- the hmpA gene encoding NO-inducible flavohemoprotein: protein MLDSATIATVKSTIPLLAATGPKLTAHFYDRMFAHNPELKDIFNMSNQRNGDQRQALFDAICAYAANIENLAALLPAVERIAQKHTSFTIQPEQYNIVGAHLLATLDEMFSPGQEVLDAWGKAYGVLANVFINREAEIYQDSAEKTGGWRGTREFRIAEKQPQSELITSFLLEPVDGKPVADFRPGQYLAVYIRDASLENQEIRQYSLTQAPNGKTYRIAVKREGQGAVSSFLHNFAQPGDIIHLAAPHGDFFMDISDTTPVALISAGVGQTPMLGMLNTLAEHGHHAPVQWLHAAENGAVHAFAGEVTSAQGRLPQLESHVWYNQPQTNDLPGEHFQYEGLMDLSKVSDQLSDPAMHFYLCGPVGFMQFAAKQLLAMNISEANIHYECFGPHKVI, encoded by the coding sequence ATGCTTGATTCAGCCACTATCGCCACCGTTAAATCCACCATTCCATTGCTCGCTGCCACCGGCCCGAAGCTGACCGCACATTTCTATGACCGCATGTTTGCGCATAATCCCGAGCTGAAGGACATCTTCAATATGAGCAACCAGCGCAACGGCGATCAGCGTCAGGCGCTGTTTGATGCCATCTGCGCTTACGCCGCTAATATTGAAAATCTGGCGGCGCTGCTGCCTGCAGTGGAACGCATCGCGCAAAAACACACCAGCTTCACCATCCAGCCTGAGCAATACAATATTGTCGGCGCTCACCTGCTGGCAACGCTGGATGAAATGTTCAGTCCGGGTCAGGAAGTGCTGGATGCGTGGGGCAAAGCCTATGGTGTGCTGGCAAATGTATTTATTAACCGCGAAGCCGAAATTTATCAGGACAGTGCAGAAAAAACCGGTGGCTGGCGTGGTACACGCGAATTCCGCATCGCCGAAAAACAGCCGCAGAGTGAGCTTATCACCTCTTTCCTGCTGGAACCTGTCGATGGCAAACCGGTGGCTGACTTCCGGCCGGGACAATATCTGGCGGTGTATATCCGTGACGCCTCGCTGGAAAATCAGGAAATTCGTCAGTATTCCCTGACACAGGCACCGAACGGCAAAACCTACCGCATCGCGGTAAAACGCGAAGGTCAGGGCGCGGTGTCCAGCTTCCTGCATAATTTTGCGCAGCCGGGCGACATCATTCATCTGGCCGCCCCGCACGGTGATTTCTTTATGGATATCAGCGATACCACGCCGGTGGCGCTGATTTCCGCCGGTGTCGGTCAGACGCCGATGTTAGGCATGCTTAATACACTGGCAGAGCACGGACACCATGCCCCGGTTCAGTGGCTGCACGCAGCAGAAAACGGCGCGGTGCATGCGTTTGCCGGTGAAGTGACAAGCGCGCAGGGTCGTCTGCCGCAACTGGAAAGCCATGTCTGGTATAACCAGCCACAGACGAACGATTTACCCGGTGAACATTTTCAGTATGAAGGGCTGATGGATCTGAGCAAAGTCAGCGATCAGCTGAGCGATCCGGCGATGCATTTCTATTTGTGCGGCCCGGTTGGCTTTATGCAGTTTGCGGCAAAACAACTGCTGGCGATGAACATCAGCGAAGCGAACATTCATTACGAATGCTTCGGCCCGCATAAAGTGATTTAA
- a CDS encoding GMC family oxidoreductase, with product MSKQLSADVVVIGSGICGSLVAQRLAKQGISVIILESGPRIDRGTLTENFRNSPRKKDFMSPYPYSDWSPHPVYKPEDNDYLQQQGPYPFPAEYIRIMGGTTWHWAAQAWRVLPNDMKIKTLYGVGRDWPLSYDELEPFYYEAEVKMGVSGAPDNGSPRSQPFPMEPVAESWLQQRFRERLAPGGYDVIVNTTARNSRNYDGRPACCGNNNCMPICPIDAQYHGGIAAQAAEAAGAKLITSAVVYRLEHDEKGRIVAAHYYDPDKGEHKVTAKNFVLAANGIESPKLLLISASDKYPDGLANSSGTVGRHLMDHPSNSLTFETEEPLWAGRGPMSPASINSLRDGDFRKDYASFRIDIANSSQVQSVTQDLLAEGVYGISLDNEIRRRASHQTSLKNVMEQLPNYDNRIILSDKKDKLGIPKPAAIYHMDDYVHRGMARAVKEYTEIARLMGGTNLRFSKPGVYGNNQHITGTMSMGHDPKDSVVDAFGRTHDHENLFITSTGVMPTSATVNSTLTAVALALRTADHLAKTAL from the coding sequence ATGAGTAAACAACTTTCCGCTGACGTCGTTGTCATCGGCTCGGGGATCTGTGGCTCGCTGGTCGCACAGCGTCTGGCAAAGCAGGGCATCTCCGTCATTATTCTGGAATCCGGCCCGCGCATTGATCGCGGTACGCTGACTGAAAACTTCCGTAATTCGCCGCGCAAAAAAGACTTTATGTCGCCATATCCGTACTCGGACTGGTCACCGCATCCGGTCTATAAACCGGAAGATAATGATTATCTGCAACAGCAGGGGCCGTATCCGTTCCCGGCGGAATATATCCGTATTATGGGCGGCACCACCTGGCACTGGGCGGCGCAGGCGTGGCGCGTTCTGCCAAACGATATGAAGATCAAAACGTTGTACGGCGTGGGGCGTGACTGGCCGTTATCCTATGACGAACTGGAACCGTTTTATTACGAAGCTGAAGTGAAAATGGGCGTCTCCGGTGCGCCCGATAACGGCTCACCGCGCAGCCAGCCTTTCCCGATGGAGCCGGTCGCCGAATCCTGGCTGCAACAGCGCTTTCGCGAGCGTCTGGCACCGGGCGGCTATGACGTGATCGTCAACACCACCGCCCGTAACAGCCGTAACTACGACGGGCGTCCGGCCTGTTGCGGTAACAATAACTGTATGCCGATTTGCCCGATTGACGCGCAATATCATGGCGGCATCGCCGCGCAGGCTGCTGAAGCGGCGGGTGCAAAACTGATCACCAGCGCGGTGGTTTACCGTCTGGAGCATGACGAAAAAGGCCGCATTGTCGCCGCGCATTATTACGACCCGGATAAAGGCGAGCATAAAGTCACGGCAAAAAACTTTGTGCTGGCTGCCAACGGTATCGAAAGCCCGAAACTGTTGCTGATTTCCGCCAGTGATAAATATCCGGACGGGCTGGCCAACAGCTCCGGCACTGTCGGGCGTCATCTGATGGATCACCCGAGTAATTCTCTGACGTTTGAAACCGAAGAACCATTGTGGGCGGGCCGCGGGCCAATGAGTCCGGCCTCTATCAACAGCCTGCGCGACGGCGATTTCCGCAAAGATTATGCCTCGTTCCGTATCGATATCGCCAACTCTTCCCAGGTGCAATCGGTCACGCAGGATCTGCTGGCGGAAGGCGTTTACGGCATCAGCCTGGATAACGAAATTCGTCGCCGGGCATCGCACCAGACCAGCCTGAAAAACGTGATGGAGCAGTTGCCGAACTACGACAACCGCATCATTCTCAGCGACAAAAAAGACAAACTGGGCATCCCGAAACCGGCGGCGATTTACCACATGGACGATTATGTGCATCGCGGTATGGCGCGCGCCGTGAAGGAATACACTGAGATTGCCAGACTGATGGGCGGCACCAATTTGCGCTTCAGCAAGCCGGGCGTTTACGGCAATAACCAGCATATTACCGGTACGATGAGCATGGGGCATGACCCGAAAGATTCCGTGGTGGATGCGTTCGGACGCACTCATGACCATGAAAATCTGTTCATCACCAGTACCGGCGTAATGCCGACGTCTGCCACGGTCAACTCGACGCTGACTGCGGTCGCCCTGGCGTTACGTACCGCTGACCATCTTGCCAAAACTGCGCTATAG
- the glrR gene encoding two-component system response regulator GlrR — protein MTIRKAASLLLVDDDPSLLKLLGMRLTSEGFRVTTAESGAEALRLLHRERIDLVLSDLRMDEMDGMALFAEIQKFQPGMPVIILTAHGSIPDAVAATQQGVFGFLTKPVDRDALYKAIDEALAQSSPSADESWRESIVTRSPIMLRLLEQANMVAQSDVSVLINGQSGTGKEVLAQAIHGASPRGKKAFIAINCGALPEQLLESELFGHAKGAFTGAVSSREGLFQAATGGTLFLDEIGDMPLSLQVKLLRVLQERKVRPLGSNQDIDVDVRIISATHRDLPKAMEKGEFREDLFYRLNVVSLKLPTLSERSEDIPLLANHLLRIAAQRHKPFVRSFSTDALKRLMAASWPGNVRQLVNVIEQCVALTSAPVISEALVQQALEGENTALPTFADARNQFELNYLRKLLQITKGNVTQAARIAGRNRTEFYKLLSRHELEATDFKE, from the coding sequence ATGACGATACGTAAAGCTGCCAGCTTATTGCTGGTTGATGATGATCCCAGCCTGTTAAAACTGCTGGGCATGCGCCTGACCAGCGAAGGTTTTCGCGTCACCACGGCGGAAAGCGGTGCTGAAGCGTTGCGCTTGCTGCACCGCGAACGTATTGATCTGGTGCTGAGCGATTTGCGCATGGATGAAATGGATGGCATGGCGCTGTTCGCCGAAATCCAGAAATTCCAGCCAGGCATGCCGGTGATCATTCTGACGGCGCACGGTTCTATTCCCGATGCGGTCGCCGCCACCCAGCAGGGCGTATTTGGATTCCTCACCAAACCGGTTGACCGTGATGCGCTGTATAAAGCGATAGATGAAGCACTGGCGCAGTCCAGCCCGTCGGCCGATGAAAGCTGGCGCGAATCGATTGTCACCCGCAGCCCGATCATGTTGCGCCTGCTTGAACAGGCCAATATGGTCGCGCAGTCTGATGTCAGCGTGCTGATTAACGGCCAAAGTGGCACCGGTAAAGAAGTGCTGGCGCAGGCCATTCACGGTGCCAGCCCGCGTGGCAAGAAAGCCTTTATTGCCATTAACTGCGGCGCGTTGCCGGAACAGTTGCTGGAATCCGAATTATTTGGTCACGCCAAAGGGGCATTTACCGGCGCGGTGAGCAGCCGGGAAGGGCTGTTCCAGGCAGCAACCGGTGGCACGTTGTTCCTCGATGAAATCGGCGATATGCCGCTGTCGCTGCAGGTAAAATTGCTTCGCGTGTTGCAGGAGCGCAAGGTGCGCCCGCTGGGCAGCAATCAGGATATTGATGTGGATGTGCGCATTATTTCTGCGACACACCGTGATTTGCCGAAAGCGATGGAGAAGGGTGAATTTCGCGAAGACCTGTTTTATCGCCTTAACGTCGTCAGCCTGAAGTTGCCGACGCTGAGTGAAAGATCAGAAGACATTCCGCTGCTGGCCAATCATCTGCTGCGTATCGCGGCGCAGCGGCATAAACCTTTTGTGCGCAGCTTTTCGACGGATGCGCTGAAACGGCTGATGGCCGCCAGCTGGCCGGGCAATGTGCGCCAGTTAGTGAATGTCATCGAGCAATGCGTGGCGCTGACGTCTGCACCGGTGATCAGCGAAGCTCTGGTGCAACAGGCGCTGGAAGGAGAAAACACCGCTCTGCCGACGTTTGCCGATGCGCGTAATCAGTTCGAGCTGAATTATCTGCGCAAGCTGCTGCAAATCACCAAAGGCAACGTGACGCAGGCAGCACGTATTGCCGGGCGTAACCGCACCGAGTTTTACAAGTTGCTGTCCCGCCATGAGCTGGAAGCCACCGATTTTAAAGAGTAA
- a CDS encoding sorbitol dehydrogenase family protein, giving the protein MSPQEKPIRISRRVFLGGALAALSVPLMNKLLLSPVYAAPVAGLSQAKQDFTQLSLYLTGHDQLDPALSERYYQTMLALYPDFTAQVQALQAFITANHIDAADLQKTLDAQQPALAKLPRSILQAWYLGVVGDGKQAVCLAYENALMNVAVRDHLNPPSYAYGAYGTWAKQPV; this is encoded by the coding sequence ATGTCACCACAAGAAAAACCCATACGCATTTCCCGTCGCGTATTTTTAGGGGGCGCACTGGCGGCGCTTTCCGTTCCGCTGATGAATAAGCTGCTGCTCAGCCCGGTCTATGCTGCGCCGGTTGCCGGTTTGTCACAGGCAAAACAGGATTTCACTCAACTCTCACTGTATCTGACCGGGCACGACCAACTGGATCCGGCCCTTTCTGAACGTTATTACCAGACGATGTTAGCGCTGTACCCGGATTTCACCGCACAGGTTCAGGCTTTGCAGGCGTTTATCACGGCAAATCACATTGATGCCGCTGATTTGCAAAAAACGCTGGACGCACAGCAACCGGCGCTGGCGAAACTGCCGCGCAGCATCCTTCAGGCGTGGTATCTCGGCGTGGTCGGCGATGGCAAACAGGCGGTTTGTCTGGCGTATGAAAACGCGCTGATGAACGTCGCGGTACGCGATCACCTCAATCCGCCGAGCTATGCCTACGGTGCATACGGCACCTGGGCAAAACAGCCTGTCTGA
- the glnB gene encoding nitrogen regulatory protein P-II has product MKKIDAIIKPFKLDDVREALAEVGITGMTVTEVKGFGRQKGHTELYRGAEYMVDFLPKVKIEIVVADDIVDTCVETIMTTAQTGKIGDGKIFVFDVARVVRIRTGEQDEEAI; this is encoded by the coding sequence ATGAAAAAGATTGATGCGATTATCAAACCATTCAAACTCGACGATGTCCGTGAAGCACTGGCTGAAGTCGGGATTACCGGAATGACCGTGACCGAAGTGAAAGGCTTTGGCCGTCAGAAAGGTCACACCGAACTGTACCGTGGTGCTGAATACATGGTCGATTTCCTGCCGAAAGTGAAAATCGAAATTGTCGTGGCGGATGACATCGTGGATACCTGCGTGGAAACCATTATGACGACCGCCCAGACCGGTAAAATCGGTGACGGTAAAATCTTCGTGTTTGATGTAGCGCGTGTGGTGCGCATCCGTACCGGCGAGCAGGACGAAGAAGCGATTTAA
- the glyA gene encoding serine hydroxymethyltransferase encodes MLKREMNIADYDAELWAAMEKEVVRQEEHIELIASENYTSPRVMQAQGSQLTNKYAEGYPGKRYYGGCEYVDIVEQLAIDRAKELFGADFANVQPHSGSQANFAVYTALLQPGDTILGMNLGHGGHLTHGSPVNLSGKLYNVVPYGIDESGDIDYEDVKRQAETHKPKMIIGGFSAFSGIVDWAKMREIADSVGAYFFVDMAHVAGLIAAGVYPNPVPHAHIVTTTTHKTLAGPRGGLILAKGGDEEFYKKLNSAVFPGGQGGPLMHVIAGKAVALKEAMEPEFKIYQQQVAKNAQAMVAVVLERGYKVVSGGTHNHLFLMDLVDKNLTGKEADAALGRANITVNKNSVPNDPKSPFVTSGVRIGTPAVTRRGFKEAEARELAGWICDVLDNVNDEATIERVKQKVLDICARFPVYA; translated from the coding sequence ATGTTAAAGCGTGAAATGAACATTGCCGATTATGATGCTGAGCTGTGGGCAGCAATGGAAAAAGAAGTTGTTCGTCAGGAAGAACATATCGAGCTGATTGCGTCAGAAAACTATACCAGCCCGCGTGTCATGCAGGCTCAGGGTTCGCAACTGACCAACAAATATGCCGAAGGCTATCCGGGCAAACGTTATTATGGTGGTTGTGAGTACGTCGACATCGTTGAACAACTGGCTATCGACCGTGCAAAAGAATTGTTCGGTGCCGATTTCGCCAACGTTCAGCCACACTCCGGCTCACAGGCCAACTTTGCGGTATACACCGCGCTGCTGCAACCGGGCGACACCATTTTGGGGATGAACCTTGGACATGGCGGTCACCTGACTCACGGTTCACCGGTTAACCTGTCCGGTAAACTGTATAACGTGGTGCCTTATGGTATCGACGAAAGCGGCGACATTGATTACGAAGACGTGAAACGTCAGGCCGAAACGCATAAACCGAAAATGATCATCGGTGGTTTCTCCGCATTCTCCGGTATTGTTGACTGGGCAAAAATGCGTGAAATCGCCGACAGCGTGGGTGCTTACTTCTTCGTTGACATGGCACACGTTGCCGGTCTGATTGCTGCGGGCGTTTACCCGAACCCGGTTCCGCATGCACACATCGTGACCACCACCACGCACAAAACCCTGGCTGGCCCACGCGGCGGTCTGATTCTGGCGAAAGGCGGTGACGAAGAATTCTACAAAAAACTGAACTCTGCCGTCTTCCCGGGTGGTCAGGGCGGCCCGCTGATGCACGTGATTGCCGGTAAAGCGGTAGCACTGAAAGAAGCGATGGAACCTGAGTTCAAAATTTACCAGCAGCAGGTGGCTAAAAACGCACAGGCTATGGTGGCGGTGGTTCTGGAACGCGGCTACAAAGTGGTTTCCGGCGGCACGCACAATCACCTGTTCCTGATGGATCTGGTGGATAAAAACCTGACCGGTAAAGAAGCCGATGCCGCTCTGGGGCGCGCTAACATCACCGTGAACAAAAACAGCGTTCCTAACGATCCTAAGAGCCCGTTTGTGACGTCCGGTGTGCGTATCGGTACTCCGGCCGTGACTCGTCGCGGCTTCAAAGAAGCTGAAGCACGTGAACTGGCTGGCTGGATCTGTGACGTGCTGGACAACGTGAACGACGAAGCGACCATCGAACGCGTTAAACAGAAAGTTCTCGACATCTGTGCACGCTTCCCGGTTTACGCGTAA
- a CDS encoding c-type cytochrome: MTLNRLTQKRLTGALLAFGLSLSAGAAYAALSPQQDALIRKGEYIAVAGDCVACHSTEGGKPFAGGLGLATPLGTIYSSNITPSKKDGIGNYTLEQFEHAVRDGVRGDGANLYPAMPYTSYAKISDDDMKALYAYFMQGVQPVDVPSTPTALPFPFNVRLSMAGWNLLFLEKGAFKADPSKSDQVNRGAYLGEALAHCSTCHTPRNALMAEQGDKALGGSSLGTWFAPNITPDAVSGIGNWSTDEIAGYLKTGHVPGKAQAAGPMAEAIDHSLSHLSDSDLQAIAVWLKQTTPVTQEGQARAADQFGSPATYVDTLRGVPRPAGADKMTGWQVYDGYCASCHQPDGRGSKDGGLPSLINNTALGHLNSDNLVMAILHGVQRGPESKDVAMPAFEHLLSDTQVATLSNQLLQQFGNDQAKVTPERVKELRAGGTPSPLLELAHWGMGIAGLVIILLILLFLVRRRRRH; the protein is encoded by the coding sequence ATGACTCTGAACCGTTTAACTCAAAAACGTCTGACGGGCGCGTTGCTGGCCTTTGGCCTGAGCCTCAGTGCGGGCGCAGCTTATGCCGCGTTGTCGCCGCAACAGGATGCGCTGATCAGGAAAGGCGAATATATCGCAGTAGCCGGTGACTGCGTGGCCTGCCATTCCACCGAAGGCGGTAAGCCATTCGCCGGAGGTCTCGGGCTGGCGACGCCGCTGGGCACCATTTATTCGAGCAACATCACGCCGTCTAAAAAGGACGGCATCGGCAATTACACGCTGGAACAGTTTGAACACGCGGTGCGCGATGGCGTGCGCGGCGACGGCGCGAATCTGTATCCGGCAATGCCGTATACCTCGTATGCCAAAATCAGCGATGACGACATGAAAGCGCTGTACGCCTATTTCATGCAGGGCGTGCAACCGGTGGATGTGCCGTCAACGCCGACCGCGCTGCCGTTCCCGTTCAACGTGCGTTTGTCGATGGCGGGCTGGAATTTGCTGTTCCTCGAGAAAGGCGCGTTTAAAGCCGATCCGTCGAAAAGCGATCAGGTGAACCGCGGGGCGTATCTGGGGGAAGCCCTCGCGCACTGCAGCACCTGCCATACGCCGCGTAATGCGCTGATGGCGGAGCAGGGCGATAAAGCGCTGGGTGGCAGCAGTCTGGGCACCTGGTTTGCGCCGAATATCACCCCGGATGCCGTCAGCGGTATTGGCAACTGGAGCACGGATGAAATCGCCGGTTACCTGAAAACCGGTCATGTGCCGGGTAAAGCGCAGGCGGCAGGGCCGATGGCGGAAGCTATCGATCACAGCCTGAGCCATCTGAGCGACAGTGATTTACAGGCGATTGCCGTCTGGCTGAAACAGACCACGCCGGTCACTCAGGAAGGGCAGGCGAGAGCCGCCGATCAGTTCGGATCACCGGCAACTTACGTTGATACTCTGCGTGGTGTTCCGCGTCCAGCCGGTGCCGATAAAATGACCGGCTGGCAGGTGTATGACGGCTATTGCGCCAGTTGTCATCAGCCCGACGGGCGGGGCAGTAAGGACGGTGGTTTGCCGTCGCTGATAAATAACACCGCGCTGGGACATCTGAACAGCGACAATCTGGTGATGGCGATCCTGCATGGCGTGCAGCGTGGGCCGGAAAGCAAAGATGTCGCGATGCCGGCGTTTGAGCATTTGCTGTCAGATACGCAGGTTGCCACACTGAGCAATCAGTTGTTGCAGCAGTTTGGTAACGATCAGGCGAAAGTGACGCCGGAGAGGGTGAAGGAATTACGCGCAGGCGGCACGCCTTCGCCGCTGCTGGAACTGGCGCACTGGGGAATGGGCATTGCCGGGCTGGTGATTATTCTGCTGATTTTGCTGTTCCTGGTGCGACGTCGCCGCCGTCATTAA